The following proteins are encoded in a genomic region of Bubalus kerabau isolate K-KA32 ecotype Philippines breed swamp buffalo chromosome 15, PCC_UOA_SB_1v2, whole genome shotgun sequence:
- the LOC129628223 gene encoding olfactory receptor 52A5-like, with the protein MLRPNGSVFTPLVLTLIGIPGLESVQCWIGIPFCFMYLMAVIGNTLILVIIKYENSLHSPMYIFLAMLGATDIALSTCILPKMLGIFWFHLTEISFDACLLQMWLIHSFQATESGVLLAMALDRYVAICNPLRHASIFSQKLLTHIGIGVILRAVVLVAPCIVLIKYHLKFYQTTVISHSYCEHMAIVKLATEDIRINKILGLFVAFTILGFDISFITLSYVQIFVTVFQLPQKEARLKAFNTCIAHICVFLQFYLLGFFSFFTHRFGSHIPPYVHILLSSLYLLVPPFLNPIVYGVKTKQIRDYVLKMIFSKRHPDY; encoded by the coding sequence ATGCTCAGACCCAATGGCTCAGTCTTCACGCCCTTGGTACTAACACTCATCGGGATTCCTGGCCTGGAGTCAGTGCAGTGTTGGATCGGGATTCCATTCTGTTTCATGTACCTTATGGCAGTGATTGGGAATACATTAATTTTAGTGATAATCAAATATGAAAACAGCCTTCATAGTCCAATGTACATTTTTCTGGCCATGTTGGGGGCCACAGATATTGCACTCAGCACGTGTATTCTTCCCAAAATGTTAGGCATCTTCTGGTTTCATTTGACGGAGATTTCCTTTGATGCCTGTCTTCTACAAATGTGGCTTATTCACTCATTCCAGGCAACCGAATCAGGTGTTTTACTGGCCATGGCCCTAgatcgctatgtggccatctgtaaccCCTTGAGACATGCCAGCATCTTCTCCCAAAAACTCTTGACTCACATTGGAATCGGTGTGATACTCAGGGCTGTCGTTCTTGTAGCACCATGCATAGTGCTTATCAAATATCATCTTAAATTCTACCAAACCACAGTCATCTCCCACTCTTACTGTGAGCACATGGCCATTGTGAAACTGGCTACTGAAGATATACGGATCAACAAGATATTAGGCCTGTTTGTTGCCTTCACTATCTTAGGATTTGACATCAGCTTTATCACTTTGTCCTATGTTCAGATCTTTGTCACTGTCTTTCAACTGCCCCAGAAGGAAGCAAGATTGAAAGCCTTTAATACATGCATCGCTCATATTTGTGTCTTCCTGCAGTTCTACCTCCTtggcttcttctctttcttcacacACAGGTTTGGTTCTCACATACCACCATACGTTCATATCCTTTTATCTAGCCTTTACCTTTTAGTTCCACCTTTTCTCAACCCAATTGTCTATGGAGTGAAGACCAAACAAATTCGTGACTATGTCCTGAAAATGATCTTCTCCAAAAGACATCCTGATTATTAG